The nucleotide window GATTCATCAGCGTAGCGCTGTCCAGAAACCAGGCTCGCAGCAGTTTTACGGCATGTGCCGCATAACGGGATTCCCCTGTGAAATACCAGGTTACACCCAACGTATATACGTCCCGGCACAAAGCATTGTAATATTCCGCGTCCTGTATATCGAATCTTTCGGGATTAACAACACCATCCCGGCGTACATAGGGCAATCCATCCGGCTTGGTGGAATCAGGCCACCAGTAAGGGCCTACACTCATATAGTCGTGTACGTTACCACTGGGTGGCAGTTTCTTTTTAAATGTAACGGAATAAATCCCATGCTGTAAAGTTTTCTCGGCTGTTGCCTGCAAACCTTTGAGAGCCGCCAGCAGTCCGCTATCCCCTAACTGCAGTTTTATTTTATTCGCCTCCAGGGTGGCTGATTTCAGTAAAAACGTTTGCACATCAATGCCACCAGCCGGGTGAACAAACTGCTGCGCCACCGCTCCCAACCCCGCCAGCAACAGACATATGGAGAGAAGATATTTCATATGTGGAATTTTTAAAAAATGCGAATGATGAACCTGAGGGTTCATCATTCGCATAATAGGTTGATCTTACTTCAGCGTATAACGTTTGATACTGATCCTGGCGGATTGCCCGATATTATCAACTTTATTGATGAAGATATAGGCGCGGTATTTACCATCACCGGTTTCCACCCACACACCGGCTTCTTCTTTCAGCCCCAGTGCAAAATCCGGAGAGGTAGACATATCCAGCTTTTCGAAGTCGGGATCATCTACGAAGGTAGTGCCGTATTTCAGACCCGCCAGATGGAAGTCCTGTACGTTCCAGGCTTTGCTCAGTTTCGTATCCCTGTTAACGTTAGCTGGTAATGTAACACCTGGCAGATAGTCTTTAGGCGCAGCAGGCGCTACCAGCGCATGTCCAAACTGTACAGACAAACTACGATACAGATATACCAGGTCTATCTTTCCGGGATTGGCAGCAGCCTCTGTAGCATTATACAACGCCATATCTGCGATAGACAGATAACACTTGTCGTTGTTGGTAGGAATGAGGTTCAGCTTCATGTCCATTTTGGCAATGGTATAAGGCCCCATCTCATAAGTTATTGTCTCTCCATTGCTGCTGGTAGCGCTAAAGGTGAACTTCACCGTTTTACCTCTTGCTTCTTCCGGTATTCTGTAAAAATAACGGAGGGTTACCGCATTGGTGTCTTTGGTGAAGGTTGTCACATTCATCCCTTCTTTTGTAACAGAGCGGGCACCAACACCTACCGGCACATCCACCCCGCTGCCGTTGGTATAAAAAGAGCTGTCCTGCAGATAGGTGGCAGAATTGGGCAGATCACCGGTTTTCACCTGGACACCCGGAATGGATGCCACTACCTGTGCAGACACCAGCTTGCCTTTGGATGCAGGAATAGCGATAGCATAGGCAAATTCTATATTCAATCCTACGATATTAGGTCCCAGCGAGCGTTTGATACAATCGTTCTGCAGCTCATTTTTAGGCGTAGGCACACTATAATCCTTGTTCTTCGTACAGGCCGTCATCAGTAGCAGGGAAGCGAAGAACAGCGGGATATATGAAAAATGTTTACCAGTCATAATACGTGTTTTAAAATACAACTCACTTTTGCACGGTGATAATAACGGTATAAGTCTTTCTTACCTGCCGGTTGCCGGAAACCACGGTATATTTTTTCGGGTTTGCCAGATCAGAGAAGTCAACTTTACCGGTGATCTTTGGGTCCAGTTTAGCATCGGTAACGAGGGTGAACTGTGGCCACAGGTTCTTCAGGTCTGTACCAAACAGCACTTCCTGCTGAATGGTGCAGGCAACGGTATCAATCACCGGTGCTTTGGAGCGTACCGTCTGGAAATCGGCGCCCAGCAACTCAAAATTGCTGACATAACATTCCGCACGGGCAGTGATCAGCAGGCCGTCTTCATCTACCGGGGTCTCTTTTTTGCAGCTGCTCCAAACCAATGCTGTCATCAGCAGGATACAGTTTATGATGGCATATTTTTTCATCGCTTGTTGTTTTTTTGTTAGATAGATAATCACTACATCCACGGCGTGTTCTGTGTCAGGTTGGGGTTGCGGTCACGCTCACTCTGCGGTATTTTGAAGATGTAACACTGCGCTATATCCCTGTCCGTAGCATTCTGGAAGTAGCGCTGTGCCTGCGCACCCCAGGTGTCCATACGCCATACGCCGGGGCCTCCGGGTGGGTTCCAGTTTTTCTCCAGGGTTCTCCAGCGACGTACATCAAACGGGCGCAGACCTTCTCCCAGCAATTCTACGATACGCTCTTGTTCGATGGCACTAAAGAAGGATACTTTATCAGCGGTTTTACCACCAGCCAGTGGCGGAAGGTTACCACGGCGACGCACCCTGTTCACCAGCGCGATCGCATCGGCCTGCGGGCCATATGCTTCATTGGAAGCTTCAGCATACATCAGGAAAACATCTGCCAGGCGCATTACCGGGAAACTGTAGTCCCCATCACTACGGCCCTGTCCGGCGTAGTTGCGCAAAAATTTGCGGAACACATAACCGGAGTTGGTACCATCCGTATTATACGAAAGGAAAGTAGTACCGTCTATCACGATAGGCTGTGCCCATGTTTTATAGATATAAGGTACCCAACCGGTAGATTTAAGAGAGGCCATACCAACACTCACTTCATAATCCCACATAATGGAAGCCTTCATACGATAATCGCGGTTGGCGTAGCTGGCCGGATTAACGGCGGAATTCAGTTTAGTCCTGGCACCCGTTACAGTAGAGGGATTGGTAGGTATCAGCTTCGGTGCAAAATCGCCGGTAACAGTAGACTGGTACCTGTCGGCAATTTCATAACGCGGCGTTATCCAGCACTGGGAGCCTTCATGGGAGCGGCCTGCAAAATCACGCATCAGTTCTTCTCCCTGGAAAGTACCAGTACCACCATGTGCAAAGGCCATGACCATTTCACCATCACCATTCGCTGCCGGTGTAAACAGGTAATAATAGTTGGGAAGTTTTTCTGCTTTGCCCAGGGTATCGCATTCACCGGGTGCTCCGCCACGGAAAAGGTCCAGACCATAATCATTGATTACATGTTTAAAGTCTTCTGCAGCGGCCTGATAGGCAGCGGTAGCCGCAGCCGTGCTGGGTTTGAATGTGCTCAGCTCCGGCCAGCCGTTTTTGTTCCAGCATGCCCAGTACAGCTGCAACTTGCCACGAAAAGCTAGGGCAGCGGGTTTGGCGGCACGTCCCATCTGATCAGATTTGGCAGGCAGTTTATCAAAAGCATAGGTAAAATCAGCCATGATGGAGTCTTTTATCTGCGCAATGGGCATACGGGCCAGTGAGGCCACTTCATCATTGGAGGTCACACTGTGGCCCAGGTAAGGCACATCTCCCCACATGGAGATAAGACGGAAATAAACCATGCCACGCAGCAGTCTTGCTTCGGCCAGGATACGCTCCAGTTTGGGCACAGACACATTGGTGCCGGTAGCCAGCATTCTGTTGACATTATCGATCACATAGTTGGTACGGTTCACTCCTCCGTAGAGGTATTTATACATAGCGTCAAACTGCTGCCCAAAACCGGAAGGGCTATAACCGGTAGAACCGGTGTTCACCACATAGGCACCGCCATGCTGCAAATCGTTACTAACAGTGCTGGTACCTCTGGTCCTTACATATTCTCCCTGACCATCAAAATAATAATCCCGGTCAAAGAGTGGTCTTACGTCTGCATAAGCACCCATGATGCCGGCAAGCGCATCGGCATCTGTTTTCCAGAAAACGTTTTCACCCACTTCTGTAGTAGAAGGCTGGTTCAGCAGATTTTTGGTACAGCTGCCGCCCATCACTACAAAGCTTGTAAGAGCAGCTATTAAACGTATCGTTGATGTTGTTTTTTTCATGATTACAGCTTTAGAGTCCCACATTAACACCAATGGAATAGGATTTATTCAGCGGATAGGCATTGCTTCTGTTACCAGTCTGTTCAGGATCAAGACCCCGGAAAGAAGTAAGCGTAGCAATGTTTTCAGCAGACCCGTAAATACGGAAACTGTTGATACCGATCCGTTTGATCAGACTAAGCGGAAGCATATAACCCAGCTGAATATTTTTCAGACGCAGGTAGGCAAGGTTGTCCAGCCAGAAGGTAGATTCTTCTCTGTTACCACCGGGACCGCCTATACGAGGCCATCCACCGTCCCTGTTTTCTACAGACCATGGATTAGTCCAGTGTGACCAGGAAGCCGCATAGCGGCTGGCAGAGAAGTTTACATCGTTGTAGTTGTTGAGCCAGAAATCTTTACGACCGGCAGAACCCTGCAACAGAAAAGCCAGGTCAATTCCTTTCCAGGAGGCGTTGAAGCCCATAGCAAAGTTGGTGGTAGGTCTGTCGCGTTGTACGTTGGGATAAGCGACTTTATCGTTGTCATCTATTCTACCGTCACCATTCACGTCTTTACGCAGAATATCCCCCGGGGAAGCACCTTGCGGGGTATTGTTGTATATATCCTGCCAGGTTTGTGCGATGCCCTTATCCTGATAGGCATACAGGAAGTGATAAGGCATATTCAGGAAAGTGTAGCCACGGCCCAGGTACTCGTTCCATTTTTCGAGGGAGGTCCTGTTGTAGGAAGCGTTGAGGTTTACGCCGTAACGTACCGGCCCGAAATGGTCTGACCAGTTGAGGTTCAGCTCTACGCCCTTATTGCGCAGGTTCCCGATATTTTTGCGCGGAGCTGCATAAGCGCCGCTCAGCAGGATAGACATATCGGAAGGTCTTACCATGCCGGTAGTAAGTCTGTTATAGTAATCCAGTTCCGCATTGAGGCGGCCATCCAGGAAACTCAGGTCCAGACCGAGGTTAAAGACTGCCGTGTTTTCCCAGGTGAAGTCAGGGTTGATCATTTTACGGTATACGAGCCCTTTGGCGATGGCGGCATCAACGTAGTAATGGCTGCCATACAAGGTGGACTGCTGTTCATAACGGCCTACGCCACTGTTGTTGCCCAGCTGTCCGTAGGAAGCACGGAATTTACCGCTGGTGAGGTATTTACTGAGGAAAGGTTTGAGGAAACTTTCTTCTGTAAAGCGCCATCCCAGCGCCACAGAGGGGAAGAAGCCGTACTGGTGTCCGGGCAGGAATTTCGAAGAACCATCATAGCGGAAGTTGGCCTCAAACAGATAACGATCAAAGGCGGTGTAGTTAATACGGCCGATATAGGAACGTAGTCCTTCCGTAGAGCTACCGCCGCTGGTACCCTGTATGGTGGTGAGGGCAGCATCTACTTCATGTAAACCGGGGAACAGCCTGTCATTGCGGGAGGAGCCCTGGAAACGGTCGTACCAGTATTCTTCGCTGTACACCCCTGTTACCGTCAGATCGTGGTGGGTGCCAAAAGCTTTGTGATAGGTCAGGCGTCCGTTCAGCATGGTTTTGTAACCGGTAGCGGTATTATTGGAAACACCGGCATTATCGCCTACGTATACACGGCTGCCGTTTATACCCGACTGGAAGTTGAAAGCGGTGGCCGGTGTGGCAGCAGAATAGGCAAACTGATTGTAGTAATTGAGTGAATAATCTACCCGGCCGGTCAGTCCTGTGATGGGTGTCCAGTCCAGATAAACGTTTGCATTTGCTTCCTGGCGGTTTTGACGGTTGAGGGAGTTGGTATACACCACATAAGGGTTATAGGCCTGCGGATCTTCTCCATAGGCCATTACGCCGCCGAATTTACCAGTAACGGGATCGTAGGGTGTAATACCGGCGATGGCATAACGCATATCAAAGCCCGCGGTGTTGGTAGAAGAAGTATCGGTGAAACCGTCTTCCAGTGCGTAGGTGAATTTAGACCAGTTGCCATTAAAGCGGATACCGGTGTTCATGTTCCTACGCAGTTTATAGTCGTAGTTAAAGCGTGCGTTGTAGCGGGTATAGTCGTTGTTGATCTGTAAACCTTTCTCATCCTGTACGCCAATAGAGAGGTAGAAGTTAGAGACATCATTGCCTCCGGAAGCGGAAAGGTTATAGTTCTGAGAGGTACCGGTGCGCATGATGATATCCCACCAGTTGGTATTGGGATAACGCAGCGGGTCTATCATGCCCATGGCCATCCACTGGTCGATGGTACCGTCTTTGAAGGTGAGGTTGTCGCGCAGGGTGCCCACCTGTCCCAGACGTTGTTCCAGTGTGAGAGCGCGGGGATAGTTGGCCATGAAATCGTATGCTTTCGTTGGCTTTTGAATACCATAGGTCCCGTTGAAATTGAGCGCTGTTTTTTTCTGGCCTTTGCCTGATTTGGTGGTGATCAGGATAACGCCGTTGGCTGCACGGGAACCGTATACGGAGGCCGAGGTAGCATCTTTAAGTACGGAGATACTTTCTATGTCGTTCATGTTGATACGGTTGATGTCCACGTCGGGCATACCGTCCACTACGATGAGGGGGTTGGCGTTGTTGACAGTGCCCAGGCCGCGGATAACGAGGCTGGCGCTGTTTCTGCCGGCCATGCCGGACGACTGTACGGCAGATAGGCCGGGTACCAGTCCGGAGAGTGCGGAGGACGCGTTGGGTAGTGCGCGACTGGTTATTTTTTCATCTACTTTGATGGCGGAGACGGCGCCTACCAGGTTGACTTTCCGTTGGGTACCGTATCCTACGACCACTACTTCTCCCAATGCTTTCTGGTCGGTGGTGAGGGTGATGTTGACTGTTTTTTGTCCGGCGTAGGCCACTTGTTGTTTCACAAAGCCCATGGAGCTGAATTCCAGTGTGCCGTTTTTAGCGGTGGTTTTCAATGTGAATTTACCTTCCGGGTCTGTTACTGAGCCGGCGGCGGTACCTTTCAGTGTAACGGTTACCCCTGGCAATGCCTGGCCTTTCTCATCTTTTACAACACCGGTAATAAAGTGCTGTTCATCCTGAGGCGTCTGAAAGGCAGCCAGTGTGGCGGAGGTGTGGGCTGCAGCCCCACCGGCGTAAAAGAGCGCGGTAGTGGCCATGATAGCCACAGCGCACCATCTGACGCAGTCGTTACGGGATGTTCGGTAACGTGGTGATTGATTATTCATAATTGGAATTTGTTTAATCTGTATAAGGGACATAGCACTCCCAGGCCGGTGTATATCCGGCTATTGAAAGCAAACGTTTGCATTCAAACTGTTGATTTTTTATTGATCCTCTTTTCTTTTCTGCGTGTAACTGATACCCTTAATAGTGGCTGATATAATGCTGGTTGTTTTAAATGATGATTACAAAATGTCCTGTTAAGCCTTGTCAGGTCTGAGACTGGCTGTTTTATTCTGGTTGATATAGATTTTTTAAGTGTACTGCATACACCCTACTCTTTCAGTGAACGTGGCTGTGTTTTTTCAAAAATATAAAAAACAATCGATTGTAATAATTTTATTTTTAAGCTTGAACAATTGACAGAATACTTATTAGAAAATATCTGATATAGGCGCCAGGCTTACAAGATAGGAAAAAGAAAATAACAAGCAACAAAAAAAATTACAGGAAATTCAGGAGGAATAACGGTAAAGAATACACGTTATGCATACGTTTGCAGAAAAACGGTAAAAACGCCATTGGTAAACGTATAAAAAACAAGGAGTGATACCTGTAAAAACAGCCAACGCCTTCACTTCCACGATGATGATTTAGCGAGCCGCCTCCTGCCGGCATTTCCGCTTCAGGAAAGCCAACGCCTTCACTTCCACAGTGGTGATTTAGCGAAGCACCTCCTGCCCTGCCGGCATTTCCGCTTCAGGAAACAAAGTATCCATATTTTCAAAACGTGTATGCAAATGCAAACGCATGGCGGTACGGAATGCATCAGCAGTACCACATTTCAGGATCTCCAGCAGTGCTTGATGCGAAATGATCTGTTTTACCTTCCAGTCATCCCGGCGCGGCGCATACGTGGCAAATAAAGTATTGAGCAGGTTTTGAAAAGCGTACAACGACTTGTTGCCGGACATCTTGTATAATGTACTGTGAAAGCGTATATCCAGCTTCGTGAGCAACTCAGCATCTTCCGCAAGATTTTCTTCTTCAACGATCCGCTGCAAATCATCCAGATAACGGTCTGTCTTATGCAGGAATAAAAAATCAGCCATGCCGATCTCCAGCATCAGCCGCACCTCATACAGATCTTTCAGCGCATCCTTGTCCAATGTGCCGGATGCCAGGATCGTTTTAAAACCGTAAAAGATATTCGGTGATGTCAGTACTGTACCCCGCTTACGCTTCGTTTCAATAAACCCCAGGATACGCAAGCGGCTCAACGCTTCCCGCAACACCACCCTGCTCACGCCGAGTATATCTGCCAGCTCATTCTCCTTGGGCAATGCATCGCCCACTTTATAACCTTTTTCGGAGATATATTTCAGTATTTTCCTTTCAATTTGCTCTGCCAGGGTAAGATCCTTCTGCATCGATACGGTGATATTTATGGTTTTTAACTGTTCTTAAATATAACCCTTGTGGCGCTTATTATGAGCACAAACAGTCAAAAAGCAGTATCCCGGCTGCCTGAAAAGACAACTCAAAAGCGGGGAATTGTGGACAGCGTACTGTGAAATAATTGCATCAATTCATGTTCATCAACCTTTATAAAACATTCATTATCAGACCATTAATTTTCGGCATGTTTTTATCGCGTTTCTTTAAAAAACATGTTTTTATGAAACGTAATCGTCACGGGAAGACTTCCAAATCCCATCGGGATATGCCCAGATATCAGGAAAATGAGGAACGGTCAGCTAACCAGACTCAAGGTCAATCTGAACAAAACAGAGAGCAGACCAACGAACCTATAAAGAAACACGGTGAACACCGTAAAGGAAAATAAGATCCATTCAAAGAAAAACGGTCCGGATAATCCGGACCGTTTTTTATTTACCGTTATTCAGCTTCACATCCAGCAACTTCATAAAATAGCCCCCCACCACGCTTCTTGCCTGGAAGCCGACTTTTTTGCCGTTGGTGGTTTCATGCCAGTCGCTTAGCGGAACCCGTGTAGGCGTTTCGGTTATATACCGGTAAAGCGGTTGTACAAATGCATTAAAGTCTTTGGCCATCACTGCAGTCCACATAATCCAGTCAGATTTGGTATAGGTCTTCCTGCTATCGAGCGGAAGGCCGTATGGCTGCTGACGGGCCAGGTAATAGTCTGTTTCCTTTTTATAAACAGTAGCCGGAAAAAGATGAAAACCAAGCACCTGGTCCCAAACCAGGTTATACTTCTGACTCCAGGTGGCCGGTTTACCAAAAGCCAGTACATAATGATCTCCATCATCTGCCAGCTGTATCCATCTGGCTGCCATCTCCCGGGCACTATTATCATAACGTTTAGCCGTTGCCGTTTCCCCCAGCATCCCTGCCAGCATCGCATAGGATTTAAGTCCCATAATCGCTTTCAGCGAGAGATTAGCATTGCGGGCCAGATGTCCTGCAAAATCATCAGTACACAACTGATTGGCAGGATCAAAACCTTCTTTCAGCAAATAAGCAGCCCAGGTACCCAGTGTTTTCCAATGTGCTTTGGCATAGCTGGCATTGCCTTCTGCTACAGCAATGGCGCCGGCCAGAATCAGCATATTGCCGGATTCTTCCACCGGCATATCTTCTCCATACACCTGCCCGTTGGCATGCGGGTACGTACCCAGGTCATGCGCTGCAAATGGTTGCATAAACCGTCCGCTTTCTGAATACTGAAAGATGCCCGTCATCATACCTTTGAGCAGATCAGGGTTATACAACAGGAACAACGGTGCAGACGGATATGTTACATCCACGGTATTAATACAACCATTACTGAAATTTTCCTTTGAGAGAAACAACAGCTCTCCGGCAGGACCTCTTACCAGTTTATGAGCTGATACACTCTGCCGGTAAGCCAGTTCACACAGCGCAGCATACTGCTCACCGCCGGCTGCCACGGCATCATCATGCAGTTCTTTATTGAACGCTTCGCAGCGTTGCAGCACCGTAGCATATTCTTTCCATGCTGCATTCAGCTCCCCTTCTATCGTTTTGGCAGGCGAATTTTTCCACCATGCTTTAAGGTTAGTATTAAAATACTGAATAGCATAAAGGTCATCATACCCCAGCAGAAACACCTGTTCCTTTGGCTCCGGCCCTACCATTCCCAGCGATACGATATTACTCAGCAGCTGCTGTTTATCACCTTTCACCATTGCAGGCTGTTTCTTCACAAAAGACAGTATCGCATCTTCAGCGTTGCTGATGTACTGTATTGGCCGGGAAGCAGCCGGACAAGCAACGTACATATATCCCCAGTCGATACGCAAATCATCTCCCTTTTTCTTCAACACAGGCTGTAACACAGTCCCAGCCTTCATCATAGAAAGCTGACCGGAAACATATCTTTTAGCAGTCACGGGTTGTGAAGGCCCGTTGACAGCAATATCGGTAGAGGCTCCGAAATACACTTCCACCGCATGTTTGGCATTGTCAGTGGCATTCACGCAGTAAGAAATATAAGATACCGGCCTTGACATCAGCATCAGGTCACGAATGAGC belongs to Chitinophaga sp. HK235 and includes:
- a CDS encoding DUF4466 family protein, whose product is MTGKHFSYIPLFFASLLLMTACTKNKDYSVPTPKNELQNDCIKRSLGPNIVGLNIEFAYAIAIPASKGKLVSAQVVASIPGVQVKTGDLPNSATYLQDSSFYTNGSGVDVPVGVGARSVTKEGMNVTTFTKDTNAVTLRYFYRIPEEARGKTVKFTFSATSSNGETITYEMGPYTIAKMDMKLNLIPTNNDKCYLSIADMALYNATEAAANPGKIDLVYLYRSLSVQFGHALVAPAAPKDYLPGVTLPANVNRDTKLSKAWNVQDFHLAGLKYGTTFVDDPDFEKLDMSTSPDFALGLKEEAGVWVETGDGKYRAYIFINKVDNIGQSARISIKRYTLK
- a CDS encoding RagB/SusD family nutrient uptake outer membrane protein, with amino-acid sequence MKKTTSTIRLIAALTSFVVMGGSCTKNLLNQPSTTEVGENVFWKTDADALAGIMGAYADVRPLFDRDYYFDGQGEYVRTRGTSTVSNDLQHGGAYVVNTGSTGYSPSGFGQQFDAMYKYLYGGVNRTNYVIDNVNRMLATGTNVSVPKLERILAEARLLRGMVYFRLISMWGDVPYLGHSVTSNDEVASLARMPIAQIKDSIMADFTYAFDKLPAKSDQMGRAAKPAALAFRGKLQLYWACWNKNGWPELSTFKPSTAAATAAYQAAAEDFKHVINDYGLDLFRGGAPGECDTLGKAEKLPNYYYLFTPAANGDGEMVMAFAHGGTGTFQGEELMRDFAGRSHEGSQCWITPRYEIADRYQSTVTGDFAPKLIPTNPSTVTGARTKLNSAVNPASYANRDYRMKASIMWDYEVSVGMASLKSTGWVPYIYKTWAQPIVIDGTTFLSYNTDGTNSGYVFRKFLRNYAGQGRSDGDYSFPVMRLADVFLMYAEASNEAYGPQADAIALVNRVRRRGNLPPLAGGKTADKVSFFSAIEQERIVELLGEGLRPFDVRRWRTLEKNWNPPGGPGVWRMDTWGAQAQRYFQNATDRDIAQCYIFKIPQSERDRNPNLTQNTPWM
- a CDS encoding TonB-dependent receptor; the encoded protein is MNNQSPRYRTSRNDCVRWCAVAIMATTALFYAGGAAAHTSATLAAFQTPQDEQHFITGVVKDEKGQALPGVTVTLKGTAAGSVTDPEGKFTLKTTAKNGTLEFSSMGFVKQQVAYAGQKTVNITLTTDQKALGEVVVVGYGTQRKVNLVGAVSAIKVDEKITSRALPNASSALSGLVPGLSAVQSSGMAGRNSASLVIRGLGTVNNANPLIVVDGMPDVDINRINMNDIESISVLKDATSASVYGSRAANGVILITTKSGKGQKKTALNFNGTYGIQKPTKAYDFMANYPRALTLEQRLGQVGTLRDNLTFKDGTIDQWMAMGMIDPLRYPNTNWWDIIMRTGTSQNYNLSASGGNDVSNFYLSIGVQDEKGLQINNDYTRYNARFNYDYKLRRNMNTGIRFNGNWSKFTYALEDGFTDTSSTNTAGFDMRYAIAGITPYDPVTGKFGGVMAYGEDPQAYNPYVVYTNSLNRQNRQEANANVYLDWTPITGLTGRVDYSLNYYNQFAYSAATPATAFNFQSGINGSRVYVGDNAGVSNNTATGYKTMLNGRLTYHKAFGTHHDLTVTGVYSEEYWYDRFQGSSRNDRLFPGLHEVDAALTTIQGTSGGSSTEGLRSYIGRINYTAFDRYLFEANFRYDGSSKFLPGHQYGFFPSVALGWRFTEESFLKPFLSKYLTSGKFRASYGQLGNNSGVGRYEQQSTLYGSHYYVDAAIAKGLVYRKMINPDFTWENTAVFNLGLDLSFLDGRLNAELDYYNRLTTGMVRPSDMSILLSGAYAAPRKNIGNLRNKGVELNLNWSDHFGPVRYGVNLNASYNRTSLEKWNEYLGRGYTFLNMPYHFLYAYQDKGIAQTWQDIYNNTPQGASPGDILRKDVNGDGRIDDNDKVAYPNVQRDRPTTNFAMGFNASWKGIDLAFLLQGSAGRKDFWLNNYNDVNFSASRYAASWSHWTNPWSVENRDGGWPRIGGPGGNREESTFWLDNLAYLRLKNIQLGYMLPLSLIKRIGINSFRIYGSAENIATLTSFRGLDPEQTGNRSNAYPLNKSYSIGVNVGL
- a CDS encoding FadR/GntR family transcriptional regulator — translated: MQKDLTLAEQIERKILKYISEKGYKVGDALPKENELADILGVSRVVLREALSRLRILGFIETKRKRGTVLTSPNIFYGFKTILASGTLDKDALKDLYEVRLMLEIGMADFLFLHKTDRYLDDLQRIVEEENLAEDAELLTKLDIRFHSTLYKMSGNKSLYAFQNLLNTLFATYAPRRDDWKVKQIISHQALLEILKCGTADAFRTAMRLHLHTRFENMDTLFPEAEMPAGQEVLR
- a CDS encoding glutaminase family protein, which gives rise to MKRVLAILCLGSLWYQAVAQQQAPAYPLVTHDPYFSIWSATDTLHQASTVHWTGKEQALVGLVKVDGVTYRVLGALNGLDDTGVLPARQTAVSIRTTQTVYQFQCGKAAVTLTFTSPLLIRDLMLMSRPVSYISYCVNATDNAKHAVEVYFGASTDIAVNGPSQPVTAKRYVSGQLSMMKAGTVLQPVLKKKGDDLRIDWGYMYVACPAASRPIQYISNAEDAILSFVKKQPAMVKGDKQQLLSNIVSLGMVGPEPKEQVFLLGYDDLYAIQYFNTNLKAWWKNSPAKTIEGELNAAWKEYATVLQRCEAFNKELHDDAVAAGGEQYAALCELAYRQSVSAHKLVRGPAGELLFLSKENFSNGCINTVDVTYPSAPLFLLYNPDLLKGMMTGIFQYSESGRFMQPFAAHDLGTYPHANGQVYGEDMPVEESGNMLILAGAIAVAEGNASYAKAHWKTLGTWAAYLLKEGFDPANQLCTDDFAGHLARNANLSLKAIMGLKSYAMLAGMLGETATAKRYDNSAREMAARWIQLADDGDHYVLAFGKPATWSQKYNLVWDQVLGFHLFPATVYKKETDYYLARQQPYGLPLDSRKTYTKSDWIMWTAVMAKDFNAFVQPLYRYITETPTRVPLSDWHETTNGKKVGFQARSVVGGYFMKLLDVKLNNGK